The Euphorbia lathyris chromosome 8, ddEupLath1.1, whole genome shotgun sequence genome has a window encoding:
- the LOC136203445 gene encoding uncharacterized protein, which produces MVNDSDDLRFISALRAFKRRVAYASANFDHMVGWRTSSIRRQNELPKPNFLVTDEKYPLIVYVEQQQMESTCNRTSTIIRDQAIDLEGE; this is translated from the exons ATGGTTAATGACTCTGATGACTTAAGATTCAT ATCAGCTTTACGTGCATTTAAGCGTCGCGTGGCATATGCAAGTGCAAATTTTGACC ATATGGTTGGGTGGAGGACTTCATCCATCAGGCGTCAAAATGAACTTCCAAAG CCAAATTTTCTTGTCACAGATGAAAAATATCCACTTATTGTGTATGTTGAGCAGCAACAAATGGAAAGTACCTGTAATAGAACATCTACTATTATTAGAGACCAAGCAATTGATTTGGAAG GTGAGTAA
- the LOC136204048 gene encoding uncharacterized protein, whose product MSNEPKKDNVNDVDSKEWQQAIVGEMKRLGAIVVDLYSEEKKVKLVVSELTEYAAVWWDQLKRTRKRDGDEPIRTWGELKKVMKKRFVPAHYYKELLKELQSMSQGNQSVEDYHKQLEMALIRADIQEDEEATMVRFLMGMKREIRNPLELQTYFHMDEMLHKAIKIERQLQEVEKGRSKFKGTTSTPWKSDPRGNFKTKSEFSSKSDQTPQVDSKAFGKLQIGGTTPKYKTTEKPTRTREIVCFKCQGRGHYARECSNQKAMVMKHGELISESESEHESDDMPTLEDCSDIEEVDSKGGHGVNLVTRRTLKMGVSGDIEQREHIFHAHCNILGKTCLLIIDGGSCCNVVSNVLASRLGISTIPHPNPYRLQWLNDSNELKVTKQVLLNFSIGSFSDEVLCDVVPMQACHVLLGRPWQFDRSEFKDLFPEEMPNKLPPIRGIEHQIDFVPGAQIPNRPAYRSNPEETKELQRQVEELMAKGLIRESMSPCAVPVILVPKKDGTWRMCIDSQGVSVDIEKVKAIQEWPTPNSVTEVRSFHGLASFYRRFVKNFSTIAAPLTEVIKKNVGFKWGKAQEDAFEMLKARLTSAPVLALPNFDKSFEIECDASGVGIGAVLMQEGRPIAFFSEKLSGATLNYPTYDKELYALVRALQMWQHYLWPKEFVIHTDHESLKHLKGQQKLNRRHAKWVEFIETFPYVIKYKQGKENVVADALSRRHEGYLFRDNRLCMPKCSHREFLVREAHGGGLMGHFGVAKTLDMISEHFFWPHMKRDVERICASCINCKKAKSRVMPHGLYTPLPVPNEPWTAISMDFVMALPRSKRGNDSIFVVVDRFSKMAHFIPCHKTDDAINIANLFFREVVRLHGMPKSIVSDRDPKFLSYFWKTLWNKLGTKLLFSTSCHPQTDGQTEVVNRTLGQLLRAVIQKNLKSWEECLPFIEFAYNRAIHSSTNFSPFEIVYGFNPLTPLDLIPLPVVWLHMRKERFPAQRKSKLHPRGDGPFQVVARIGDNAYKLDLPGDEDLRTNPFQERGNDVISKAQEHGTKELGVKEPSRSMRDPLELSIGPTTKNRAKKDQQMLNGLILSFFKQGMNSSEIIKDGVFLCCIQAQAHNSDM is encoded by the exons ACAAGCTATTGTAGGTGAGATGAAGAGGTTAGGGGCTATTGTGGTTGATttg tattccgaggagaagaaggtgaaacttgtagtatccgaactaactgaatatgcggctgtttggtgggaccaattaaagcgcacaagaaaaagagatggtgatgaacccataagaacatggggtgaattgaagaaggtcatgaaaaagagatttgtgccggctcactattataaggagttgttgaaagaactccaatccatgtctcaaggtaaccaatctgttgaagattatcacaaacaattggagatggcactaatccgagctgatatacaagaagatgaggaagctaccatggttagatttctcatgggaatgaagagggagattcgcaaccctcttgagctacaaacttatttccacatggacgagatgctccataaagcgataaaaattgagagacaacttcaagaggttgagaaagggagatcaaagttcaaaggcactacttccactccatggaagtcagatccaagaggtaatttcaaaactaaatctGAATTTAGCTCTAAAAGTGACCAAACGCCTCAGGTTGATTCAAAAGCATTTGGGAAGTTGCAAATTGGTGGAACTACTCCAAAATACAAAACTACTGAAAAACCCACAAGAACTCGTGAAATTGTGTGTTTTAAGTGCCAAGGGAGAGGGCACTATGCAAGAGAGTGTTCGAATCAAAAGGCGATGGTTATGAAGCATGGTGAGTTAATATCCGAAAGTGAGTCCGAACATGAATCAGATGATATGCCCACCTTAGAAGATTGTAGTGATATAGAAGAGGTGGATAGTAAAGGAGGACATGGAGTTAACTTAGTCACTCGTAGAACATTGAAGATGGGAGTGAGTGGTGACATTGAGCAACGAGAGCACATCTTTCATGCTCATTGCAACATACTTGGAAAAACATGCTTACTAATTATTGATGGAGGAAGTTGTTGCAACGTGGTAAGCAATGTGTTAGCAAGCCGATTAGGGATATCAACAATTCCACATCCCAATCCTTATCGGTTACAATGGTTGAATGATAGTAACGAACTCAAAGTTACTAAACAGgtgcttctgaacttttctattggttctttttctgatgaggtattatgtgatgtagtacctatgcaagcatgtcatgtgttattggggaggccttggcaattcgatcgatca GAATTCAAGGATTTATTCCCCGAAGAGATGCCTAATAAGTTACCCCCGATTCGAGGAATTGAGCATCAAATTGACTTTGTTCCCGGAGCACAAATTCCAAATCGACCAGCCTATAGAAGTAACCCTGAGGAGACAAAAGAACTACAAAGGCAAGTCGAGGAACTAATGGCAAAAGGGTTGATTCGTGAATCTATGAGTCCGTGTGCTGTACCAGTCATCCTAGTACCAAAGAAAGATGGAACTTGGCGGATGTGCATCGATT CACAAGGAGTTTCTGTTGATATTGAAAAGGTGAAAGCCATTCAAGAGTGGCCAACGCCAAATTCAGTTACCGAGGTGAGGAGCTTTCATGGCTTGGCGAGTTTCTATAGGAGGTTTGTGAAGAACTTCAGTACCATTGCCGCACCACTAACCGaggtaataaaaaagaatgttgGCTTTAAGTGGGGCAAAGCACAAGAGGATGCTTTTGAGATGCTTAAGGCAAGACTAACTTCTGCCCCCGTTTTAGCACTTCCAAACTTTGATAAATCGTTTGAAATTGAGTGTGATGCGTCGGGAGTAGGGATTGGTGCTGTTTTAATGCAAGAGGGTCGACCTATAGCCTTCTTTAGTGAAAAACTTAGTGGTGCAACCTTAAACTATCCCACTTATGATAAAGAACTCTATGCATTAGTTAGGGCTTTGCAAATGTGGCAACATTATTTATGGCCTAAAGAGTTTGTGATCCACACCGATCATGAATCCTTGAAACATCTTAAGGGTCAACAAAAATTGAACCGAAGACATGCCAAGTGGGTGgaatttatagagacgtttccttatgtgattaagtataagcaagggaaggaaaacgtagttgctgatgcattaagtagg agACATGAGGGCTACTTATTTAGAGATAATCGATTATGCATGCCTAAATGTTCACATAGAGAATTTCTTGTGAGGGAAGCCCACGGTGGAGGCTTGATGGGGCATTTTGGGGTTGCTAAGACTTTGGACATGATTTCTGAACATTTCTTTTGGCCTCATATGAAACGTGATGTGGAAAGAATATGTGCTAGTTGTATTAATTGTAAGAAAGCTAAGTCTAGAGTTATGCCTCATGGTTTATACACTCCATTACCTGTGCCGAATGAACCTTGGACTGCtatatccatggattttgtgatggctTTACCTAGGTCTAAGAGAGGTAATGATTCCATATTTGTGGTTGTAGATCGCTTTTCTAAGATGGCACATTTCATACCATGCCATAAAACTGATGATGCTATTAATATTGCTAACTTGTTCTTTAGAGAGGTTGTTCGTCTGCATGGGATGCCAAAGAGTATAGTTAGTGATAGAGATCCTAAGTTTTTAAGCTATTTTTGGAAGACTTTGTGGAATAAATTGGGGACTAAACTGTTGTTTTCTACTTCTTGTCACCCTCAAACTGATGGTCAAACCGAAGTAGTAAATAGAACTTTAGGACAACTTCTTAGGGCAGTTATTCAAAAGAATCTTAAGTCATGGGAAGAATGCCTACCATTTATTGAGTTCGCTTATAATAGGGCTATACATTCATCTACTAACTTCTCaccatttgaaattgtttatggttttaatcctttgacaccattagacttgatccctttgcctgt GGTGTGGTTGCATATGCGCAAGGAAAGGTTCCCCGCTCAGAGAAAATCAAAGCTACATCCTAGAGGCGATGGTCCATTTCAAGTAGTCGCACGAATTGGGGATAATGCCTACAAGCTCGACTTGCCAG GAGATGAAGATTTGAGGACAAATCCTTTTCAAGAGAGAGGgaatgatgtgatatcaaaagcacaagagcatggaacaaaggagcttggagttaaggagcctagtagaagcatgagggatccattggagctgtcaattggacctacgacgaagaatcgtgcaaagaaagaccaacaaatgcttaatggactcatcttgagcttctttaaacaaggaatgaattctagcgaaatcattaaagatggtgtgtttttgtgttgtatccaagcccaagcccataatagtgatatgtaa